A single region of the Mycobacterium avium subsp. avium genome encodes:
- a CDS encoding nucleoside hydrolase: MAAVTPVFVDVDTGVDDALALMYLFASPDADVVGIASTGGNVAVEQVCENNLGLLQLCGLTGIPVSKGSGQTLTGPMRLPSKVHGPRGLGYAELPPSDHRVTDHDSASAWVRAAHAHPGELIGVATGPLTNLALALRAEPALPTLLRRLVIMGGSYDHRGNTTAVAEWNISVDPEAAAEVLAGWGGADAGRERLPILCGLDLTRKVAMTPDHLTRLATAADSGTRPLSADDEPGTRSAAANPLIRVIEDAMRFYLEAYHDLGHGYQAHMHDPLAAAVALDPTLVATRPATVEIELTGTLTRAMTVTDWSGRREPNALIGIDVDSAAFFDRFIERVGPFARRVGGGQ; this comes from the coding sequence GTGGCCGCGGTGACTCCAGTTTTCGTCGATGTCGACACCGGCGTGGATGATGCGCTGGCGCTGATGTACCTGTTCGCCAGCCCGGACGCCGACGTGGTGGGCATCGCATCGACCGGCGGAAACGTTGCGGTGGAGCAGGTTTGCGAAAACAACCTGGGCCTGCTGCAGCTGTGCGGGCTGACCGGCATCCCGGTGTCCAAGGGATCCGGGCAGACCCTGACCGGCCCGATGCGGCTGCCGTCAAAAGTCCACGGCCCCAGGGGATTGGGCTATGCCGAGCTACCGCCCAGCGACCACCGGGTCACCGACCACGACTCGGCGAGCGCCTGGGTGCGCGCCGCGCACGCCCACCCCGGGGAGCTGATCGGGGTGGCGACCGGGCCGCTGACCAACCTGGCGCTGGCGCTGCGGGCCGAGCCCGCGCTGCCGACCCTGCTGCGCCGGCTGGTGATCATGGGCGGCTCCTACGACCATCGGGGCAACACCACCGCGGTGGCGGAATGGAACATCAGCGTGGACCCCGAGGCCGCGGCCGAGGTGCTGGCCGGCTGGGGTGGCGCCGACGCCGGACGGGAGCGGCTGCCGATCCTGTGCGGGCTGGACCTGACCCGCAAGGTGGCGATGACGCCGGATCACCTGACGCGGCTGGCCACCGCCGCGGACTCCGGCACCCGCCCGCTGAGTGCCGACGACGAACCCGGAACCCGGTCGGCGGCCGCCAACCCGCTGATCCGGGTGATCGAGGACGCGATGCGGTTCTACCTGGAGGCCTATCACGACCTCGGCCACGGCTATCAGGCGCACATGCACGACCCGTTGGCCGCCGCCGTCGCGCTGGACCCCACGCTGGTGGCCACCCGTCCGGCGACGGTGGAGATCGAGTTGACCGGCACCCTGACCCGCGCCATGACGGTCACCGACTGGTCGGGTCGTCGAGAACCCAACGCGCTCATCGGGATTGATGTGGACTCGGCGGCATTCTTCGACCGGTTCATCGAACGGGTGGGGCCGTTCGCCCGCCGGGTGGGCGGCGGCCAGTGA
- the kasB gene encoding 3-oxoacyl-ACP synthase KasB, with protein sequence MTELVTGETLPNVVVTGIAMTTALATDADTTWKLLLDSQSGIRKLEDSFVEEFDLPVRIGGHLLEDFDDGLTRAERHRMGYLQMMSTVLGRRVWENAGSPEVDSNRLMVSIGTGLGSAEQIVFSYDDLRARGMKGVSPLAVSKYMPDGAAVAVGLERHAKAGVITPVSACASGSEGIAQAWRSIVFGEADVAICGGVEVRIEAVAIAAFAQMRIVMSTKNDDPVGACRPFDRDRTGFVFGEAGALMVIETEEHAKARGANILARIMGASITSDGYHMVAPDPNGERAGHAMSRAIQLAGLTPGDIDHVNAHATGTSVGDVAESKAINNALGPHGGNAAVYAPKAALGHSVGAVGAVESILTVLALRDQVVPPTLNLENLDPEIDLDVVAGKPRPGNYQYAINNSFGFGGHNVAIAFGRY encoded by the coding sequence ATGACGGAGCTGGTTACCGGGGAAACGCTGCCGAACGTGGTCGTCACTGGCATCGCCATGACGACCGCGCTGGCAACCGACGCCGATACCACCTGGAAGCTGTTGCTGGACAGTCAAAGTGGTATCCGCAAGCTCGAGGATTCCTTCGTCGAGGAGTTCGACCTGCCGGTGCGCATCGGCGGTCACCTGCTGGAGGATTTCGACGACGGGCTGACCCGGGCCGAGCGGCACCGGATGGGCTACCTGCAGATGATGTCGACGGTGCTGGGCCGGCGGGTCTGGGAGAACGCCGGCTCGCCCGAAGTTGACAGTAACCGGCTCATGGTGTCCATCGGCACCGGCCTGGGCTCGGCGGAGCAGATCGTGTTCAGCTACGACGACCTGCGTGCGCGGGGCATGAAGGGGGTCTCGCCGCTGGCGGTGTCGAAGTACATGCCCGACGGCGCGGCCGTCGCGGTGGGCCTGGAACGGCACGCCAAGGCCGGCGTGATCACGCCGGTGTCGGCGTGCGCGTCGGGCTCCGAGGGCATCGCCCAGGCGTGGCGCAGCATCGTCTTCGGCGAGGCCGACGTCGCAATCTGCGGCGGCGTGGAGGTCCGCATCGAGGCGGTGGCGATCGCGGCGTTCGCCCAGATGCGCATCGTGATGTCGACCAAGAACGACGACCCCGTCGGCGCCTGCCGCCCGTTCGACCGGGACCGCACCGGCTTCGTGTTCGGCGAGGCCGGCGCGCTGATGGTGATCGAAACCGAGGAACACGCCAAGGCCCGCGGCGCCAACATCCTGGCCCGCATCATGGGCGCCAGCATCACCTCCGACGGCTACCACATGGTCGCCCCGGACCCCAACGGCGAACGCGCCGGACACGCCATGAGCCGCGCCATCCAGCTGGCCGGCCTGACGCCCGGCGACATCGATCACGTCAACGCGCACGCCACCGGCACCTCGGTGGGCGACGTGGCCGAGAGCAAGGCCATCAACAACGCGCTGGGCCCGCACGGCGGCAACGCCGCCGTCTACGCCCCCAAGGCCGCGCTCGGCCACTCGGTCGGCGCCGTCGGCGCCGTCGAGTCCATCCTGACCGTGCTGGCCCTGCGCGACCAGGTCGTCCCGCCCACCCTGAACCTGGAAAACCTCGACCCCGAAATCGATTTGGACGTGGTGGCGGGCAAACCGCGACCGGGCAACTACCAGTACGCGATCAACAACTCGTTCGGCTTCGGCGGCCACAACGTCGCCATCGCCTTCGGACGGTACTGA